The following coding sequences lie in one Vitis vinifera cultivar Pinot Noir 40024 chromosome 19, ASM3070453v1 genomic window:
- the LOC104877676 gene encoding uncharacterized protein LOC104877676: protein MSSEIDKELNGDSMLMQKSRHIHCDSVETLTVDGENGLRFQNESLEGYKVHDWNMNETATNEEDYRMNTNPTNDKQVTQIGSFRIGSTQSAEILTMIDTNDGFIHDNPIIIEDVANERQNMMQQPIVSEISDDHLEEHQIYSSKKELQKKLYMMALKRKFEFKTTKSTTKLLLVECFDKECKWRVRATKLGISNMFQIMKFYSTHTCRLDMMPRDNRHASSWLIGESIKETYQGVGCEFRPKDIVADIQKQYAVQISYDKAWRAKELTLGSIRGSPEESYNTLPSYCYVLEQKNTGTITDIVTDCDNQFKYFFMSIGASLARFHTSIRPVIAVDGIFLKAKYFGTLFIAACKDGNNQIYLLAFGISDLENDASWEWFLQKLHDALGHIDDLFVISDRHGSIEKAIHKVFPHARHGVYTYHVGQNLKTKFKNPAIHKLFHDVAYAYRVLEFNFIFGQLEMIDPRAARYFMDIGVDRWTRSYSTEKRYNIMTTGIVESLNVVLKNARDLLVLKLVEELRNLLQKWFVTRQQQAMSMSTELTMWADGELHSRYNMSATYLVEPINSKECNVNYAGISAQVNLDTRSCTCRQFDLDHIPCAHAIAACRFYNISCYTLCSKYFTTIALLSSYSECIYPTGNEIDWVVPNHIRDKVVLPPKTRRPIGRPKKVRIPSGGEGKRTSRCSRCGQYGHNWKTCKRPIP, encoded by the coding sequence ATGTCTTCTGAGATTGATAAAGAATTGAATGGGGACTCAATGTTGATGCAAAAAAGTAGACACATTCATTGTGATTCAGTTGAAACTCTTACTGTTGATGGTGAAAATGGACTAAGATTTCAAAATGAGTCACTTGAAGGGTATAAAGTTCATGATTGGAACATGAATGAGACTGCAACTAATGAGGAGGATTATAGGATGAATACTAACCCTACTAATGATAAGCAAGTGACCCAAATTGGCTCATTCAGAATTGGTTCAACTCAGAGTGCAGAAATCTTGACCATGATTGATACAAATGATGGTTTCATACATGACAATCCCATTATAATCGAAGATGTAGCAAATGAAAGACAAAACATGATGCAACAACCTATAGTTAGTGAAATTAGTGATGACCATTTAGAAGAGCACCAAATATACTCAAGTAAGAAAGAATTACAAAAGAAGTTgtatatgatggctctgaaaagGAAGTTTGAGTTCAAAACAACTAAATCCACTACTAAGTTATTGcttgttgaatgttttgataaagaatGCAAGTGGCGAGTTCGTGCTACCAAGTTGGGGATTTCCAAtatgtttcaaataatgaaattctattCAACACACACTTGTCGGTTAGATATGATGCCTCGTGACAATCGACATGCAAGTAGTTGGTTGATTGGTGAGAGTATAAAAGAAACATATCAAGGGGTTGGTTGTGAATTTCGACCAAAAGACATTGTAGCAGACATTCAAAAGCAGTATGCCGTTCAAATAAGTTATGATAAGGCGTGGAGAGCCAAAGAACTTACTCTAGGTTCTATTAGGGGATCACCTGAGGAGTCTTATAACACTTTACCATCCTATTGCTATGTTTTAGAGCAAAAAAATACTGGTACCATTACTGATATAGTTACTGATTgtgataatcaattcaaatacttttttatgtcGATTGGTGCATCTCTTGCTAGGTTTCACACATCAATAAGGCCTGTGATTGCAGTTGATGGGatatttttgaaagcaaagtaCTTCGGGACTTTATTTATTGCAGCGTGTAAAGATGGCAACAATCAGATATACCTTTTAGCCTTTGGGATTAGTGATTTAGAAAATGATGCCTCATGGGAGTGGTTTTTACAAAAACTGCATGATGCACTTGGAcacattgatgatttgtttgtgaTATCAGATCGACATGGTAGCATTGAGAAAGCAATACATAAAGTATTTCCCCATGCGAGGCATGGTGTTTACACTTATCACGTTGgacaaaatttgaagacaaagttCAAGAATCCTGCAATTCATAAGTTGTTCCATGATGTTGCCTATGCTTATCGTGTTTtagagtttaattttatatttgggcaACTAGAGATGATTGACCCAAGAGCAGCAAGATATTTTATGGATATAGGTGTTGATCGATGGACACGTTCATATTCTACcgaaaaaagatataatatcatGACGACAGGGATCGTTGAAAGCCTTAatgttgtgttgaaaaatgcTAGAGATCTTCTGGTTTTGAAATTGGTTGAAGAATTGAGAAacttacttcaaaaatggtttgtgactcGTCAACAACAAGCAATGTCAATGTCAACTGAACTTACCATGTGGGCTGATGGAGAACTTCATTCGAGGTATAATATGTCAGCAACATATCTAGTGGAACCTATCAACTCCAAGGAGTGTAATGTTAACTATGCTGGCATTAGTGCTCAAGTGAATTTAGACACTCGTTCATGCACATGTCGACAATTTGATCTTGATCATATTCCATGTGCACATGCTATTGCTGCTTGTAGATTTTATAACATTTCATGTTACACTTTGTGCTCCAAGTATTTTACTACTATAGCATTGTTATCTTCATATTCAGAGTGTATTTATCCAACTGGAAATGAAATAGATTGGGTAGTACCTAATCATATTCGTGACAAAGTTGTGTTACCACCTAAAACGAGACGTCCAATAGGAAGACCAAAGAAAGTAAGAATTCCTTCTGGTGGAGAAGGCAAGCGCACATCTCGTTGTAGTCGATGTGGTCAATATGGGCATAATTGGAAAACATGCAAACGACCAATCCCTTGA
- the LOC100249744 gene encoding uncharacterized protein At1g08160 has product MSTPPHQIIISPQPHKQAMSTPPHQIIISKQAMNQHTPAPNTPDPGTRIVTKQATLLRQPRRTNPMVWCCAILCLIFSLILIFFGIATLIIFLVIKPKTPLFDIPGVSLSSVYFDSPEYFNGDFTFLANFSNPNRKINVRFEYVYIELYFFDRLIGTQTLEPFTQRRRETRLESVHFISSLVSLPPNLGLELRRQVQINKVTYNIKGTFRVRANLGLTHFSYWLHGRCQLDMTGPPTGVLVTRSCRTKR; this is encoded by the coding sequence ATGTCAACTCCTCCACACCAAATTATCATCTCACCCCAACCCCATAAGCAAGCCATGTCAACTCCTCCACACCAAATTATCATATCAAAACAAGCCATGAATCAGCATACTCCAGCACCAAATACACCAGATCCAGGAACCAGAATAGTGACAAAGCAAGCAACACTCCTACGGCAACCTCGCCGAACCAACCCAATGGTATGGTGTTGTGCAATCCTATGTCTAATATTCAGCCTTATTCTCATCTTCTTTGGAATTGCTACTTTGATCATCTTCCTCGTTATTAAACCAAAAACCCCTTTGTTTGACATCCCTGGCGTAAGCCTCAGCAGCGTCTACTTTGACTCACCAGAGTACTTCAATGGTGACTTTACCTTCCTTGCAAATTTCTCAAACCCAAATCGAAAAATCAATGTAAGATTTGAGTATGTGTACATAGAGCTCTACTTTTTTGATAGGCTAATAGGAACTCAAACTCTTGAGCCTTTCACTCAGAGACGAAGAGAAACAAGGTTGGAATCAGTTCATTTTATATCAAGCTTGGTTTCCTTGCCCCCAAATCTGGGGTTGGAGCTCCGAAGGCAGGTGCAGATCAACAAGGTTACATATAACATAAAAGGAACTTTTAGAGTGAGAGCTAATCTGGGATTGACGCACTTCTCTTACTGGTTGCATGGAAGATGCCAGTTAGACATGACCGGGCCACCAACAGGAGTTCTAGTCACCCGAAGTTGCAGAACAAAGAGATGA
- the LOC100242888 gene encoding sufE-like protein 1, chloroplastic/mitochondrial — translation MAISSSFRLFSAKIPQSLHLPYLSLSKTLISSTSILPRFSFFRPISISFQRVPTKPSSSSSSPSLTSASLQPIEDLPPKLQEIVKLFQAVEEPKAKYQQLLFYGKNLTPLDAQYKTTENKVQGCVSQVWVRAYLDSDKNVVFEADSDSVLTKGLAALLVQGLSGRPVEEVVRVSPDFVVLLGLQQSLTPSRNNGFLNMLKLMQKKALELYIEAKRSSELTGVEDPKVGVAGTGETGLNSNVEKPVRTSNLSSKIGGIEDSVVRLSSEVSGRDSNLGGGATSETALGSRGGRIKEILERALSPIELLVEDISYQHAGHAGVRGSDGETHFNLKVVSEEFEGKSLVKRHRVVYDLLQEELQNGLHALSIVAKTPSEVSGR, via the coding sequence ATGGCGATTTCCTCTTCCTTCCGATTATTCTCAGCCAAAATCCCGCAATCTCTGCATCTTCCCTATCTCTCACTCTCCAAAACCCTAATTTCGTCCACCTCAATTCTCccaagattttcatttttccgaCCGATTTCCATCTCATTTCAGAGGGTTCCTACCAAACCCTCATCCTCATCATCGTCGCCCTCTTTGACCTCCGCTTCTCTGCAACCCATTGAAGACCTCCCTCCAAAGCTTCAAGAAATCGTCAAACTCTTCCAAGCAGTGGAAGAGCCCAAGGCTAAGTACCAACAGCTCTTGTTCTACGGCAAAAACCTCACCCCACTTGATGCCCAGTACAAGACCACTGAAAACAAGGTTCAGGGATGTGTTTCTCAGGTCTGGGTCCGTGCCTACCTTGATTCGGATAAGAACGTGGTCTTTGAAGCTGATTCTGACTCGGTGCTCACCAAGGGGCTCGCGGCTTTGCTCGTTCAGGGACTTTCGGGCAGGCCGGTTGAGGAGGTTGTGCGGGTCTCGCCCGATTTTGTGGTCTTGCTTGGGTTGCAGCAGAGTCTCACACCTTCGAGGAATAATGGGTTCTTGAATATGTTGAAGTTGATGCAGAAAAAGGCGCTGGAGCTTTATATAGAAGCTAAAAGGAGCAGTGAGTTAACGGGTGTTGAGGATCCGAAAGTGGGTGTGGCTGGGACCGGTGAAACTGGGTTGAATTCAAATGTCGAAAAGCCAGTTAGGACCTCGAATTTGAGCTCTAAAATTGGTGGTATTGAAGATTCCGTTGTTAGATTGAGTTCTGAAGTGAGTGGTCGAGATTCAAATCTGGGAGGGGGTGCAACCAGTGAAACTGCTTTAGGGAGTAGGGGAGGGAGAATTAAAGAGATATTGGAGAGAGCTCTTAGTCCTATTGAATTGCTGGTAGAGGATATATCTTATCAGCATGCTGGACATGCAGGTGTTAGGGGAAGTGATGGGGAGACACATTTTAATCTCAAGGTAGTTTCAGAGGAATTCGAAGGGAAGAGTTTGGTTAAGAGGCATAGAGTTGTTTATGATTTGTTGCAAGAGGAGTTGCAGAATGGACTACATGCATTGTCAATAGTGGCAAAGACACCATCTGAAGTTAGTGGTAGATAA
- the LOC104877640 gene encoding uncharacterized protein LOC104877640 has protein sequence MGQILSIIFGWLRGERNDKKKPSEKLPLIAPPRLGNLITSPPSLGSCRDYALQTNLRTHPPPPLSSSSNSSSSPFTHFQTSGASRLQPSSFTYSKTSGASRLQTTLQTHHQLNSSSCGFSIATVSSPVQPKLETRQQLSSSSCSQSSTTHFYPKPVQTHQPLNLSSCGLSSTTVSSPVQPKLETHQQLSSSSCSQSSTTHFYPKPVQTPQPLSSNSCGLSRPSGTSHAQPKIQTHPSLLSSSCSHSSVSGASHFQPNPVTLPLSSVPSSNSGINGASQLNSLGFPLSLDPRSNSRSDDALDLTIPAKFKVQVVGDEKQVSARLHQYNIIEEKEERTRGVVGKNWWDYSSCEEEDLEEGKLRVRWIKHYSSEYKILLVGEGDFSFSASLAVAFASATNITATSLNSIEFLSTNYRLALSNIDKLRSLGAKVMHDVDATKMANVFPFKCMRFDRVVYNFPLAGFFPDEPREDEIWRHRMLVQQFLENAKKLIHIDGEIHITHKSNGFFYEWNLEFLASRVGLRLIEEVPFNFRDYPGYRTKYGFGGDSNFNCSPSKTYKFGHKKTTEKPSYRFMK, from the exons ATGGGTCAAATTCTCTCCATTATTTTTGGTTGGTTGAGGGGTgaaagaaatgacaaaaagaaGCCAAGTGAAAAACTACCCCTGATTGCTCCACCAAGATTGGGGAATCTAATTACTTCTCCACCAAGCTTAGGATCATGTAGGGACTACGCATTGCAGACAAATCTACGGACTCATCCTCCGCCTCCACTGAGCTCTAGCTCTAACTCTAGCTCTAGCCCATTCACCCACTTCCAAACAAGTGGTGCATCACGTCTTCAGCCAAGCTCATTCACCTACTCCAAAACAAGTGGTGCATCACGTCTTCAGACAACACTACAGACTCATCATCAACTCAACTCGAGCTCATGTGGCTTCTCTATCGCGACTGTGTCATCCCCTGTCCAGCCAAAACTAGAAACTCGCCAGCAACTGAGTTCTAGCTCATGCAGCCAATCCAGCACAACCCATTTTTACCCAAAACCAGTGCAGACTCATCAGCCACTCAACTTGAGCTCATGTGGCCTCTCCAGCACGACTGTATCATCCCCTGTCCAGCCAAAACTAGAGACTCACCAACAGCTAAGTTCTAGCTCATGCAGCCAATCCAGCACAACCCATTTTTACCCAAAACCAGTGCAGACTCCTCAGCCACTCAGCTCCAACTCGTGTGGCCTATCCAGGCCAAGTGGTACTTCTCATGCTCAGCCAAAGATACAGACTCATCCTTCACTACTCTCTAGCTCCTGCAGCCACTCTAGCGTGAGTGGTGCATCTCATTTCCAGCCAAATCCAGTGACTCTTCCACTGAGCTCTGTCCCAAGCAGCAACTCAGGCATCAATGGTGCATCGCAGCTAAACTCTCTGGGTTTTCCACTGAGCTTGGACCCACGCAGCAATTCCAGGTCTGATGATGCATTGGATCTGACAATTCCTGCAAAATTTAAAGTCCAAGTTGTAGGTGATGAGAAGCAAGTTTCTGCACGGCTCCACCAGTACAAcataattgaagaaaaagaagaacgAACCAGAGGAGTGGTAGGAAAAAATTGGTGGGACTACAGCAGCTGTGAAGAAGAAGACCTAGAGGAAGGAAAACTTAGAGTAAGATGGATAAAGCACTACAGCAGTGAGTACAAAATATTGCTGGTGGGTGAAGGGGACTTTTCATTCTCTGCGTCTTTGGCTGTGGCTTTTGCTTCTGCTACAAACATAACCGCTACTTCTCTTAATTCTATAG AGTTTTTGAGCACAAACTATAGGCTTGCCTTGTCCAACATCGATAAACTCCGGAGCTTGGGAGCTAAGGTCATGCATGATGTTGATGCCACCAAAATGGCAAACGTTTTCCCATTCAAATGCATGCGTTTTGATCGAGTTGTTTACAACTTCCCACTCGCTGGATTTTTTCCCGATGAACCCAGGGAGGATGAGATCTG GCGACATCGGATGCTGGTACAACAGTTTTTAGAAAATGCAAAGAAGTTGATTCACATAGATGGAGAAATCCACATTACTCACAAAAGCAATGGCTTCTTTTATGAGTGGAATTTGGAATTTCTAGCCTCAAGAGTTGGGCTAAGACTTATAGAAGAAGTGCCCTTTAATTTTAGGGACTACCCAGGGTACCGCACCAAGTATGGCTTTGGGGGTGACAGTAACTTCAACTGCAGCCCTAGCAAAACTTACAAATTTGGGCATAAAAAAACGACTGAGAAGCCTAGCTACAGATTTATGAAATGA